The following coding sequences lie in one Haloarcula marina genomic window:
- a CDS encoding DMT family transporter, with protein MRYSLNCLLIRPVNTLTVAIVPLSGFTLSPRYRDAGLFVLLAALFGGSFAAIKTGLRELPPVLFAGLRFDVAAVVLLGYVVLTRGRGSWLPTNRRDLLAISTGAILLVALNNGLLFLGQVSTTPAAASVMYGLNPILAPVFAWWLLGNRLSVLGVAGIGVALCGVVIIVQPSPATLADPSSVGQLLVLGAAGAVALGSVLLRRIEPTLESVVVTAWSMAFGAVILHLGSLVVGEVQPNLFALDTVTLLSIASLGIPSTAVAYAIYFGLIERIGPVRTNLVAYFVPVFAALSGWLVLESAVSPWTGVGFLVVVAGFSLIERQVVVSEVLRLWERLRGNPPVAENVSDD; from the coding sequence ATGCGCTACTCTCTCAATTGTCTACTTATCCGTCCAGTGAATACATTGACCGTGGCAATTGTACCTCTCTCGGGATTCACCCTTTCACCACGCTATCGCGATGCTGGCCTCTTCGTGCTCCTCGCCGCGCTATTTGGCGGTTCGTTCGCCGCAATCAAAACGGGGCTTCGTGAACTACCTCCAGTCCTGTTCGCTGGCCTTCGATTCGATGTCGCTGCCGTCGTATTGCTGGGATACGTTGTACTCACCCGGGGTCGGGGGTCGTGGCTGCCGACCAATCGTCGCGACCTTCTAGCCATCTCCACCGGGGCGATATTGCTGGTTGCGCTGAACAACGGACTCCTGTTTCTCGGTCAGGTGTCGACGACACCTGCAGCAGCCTCGGTGATGTATGGATTGAATCCGATTCTCGCACCCGTGTTCGCTTGGTGGCTCCTCGGCAATCGACTGTCGGTTCTGGGTGTCGCTGGTATCGGGGTTGCGCTCTGTGGCGTCGTGATAATCGTCCAGCCGTCACCGGCGACGCTAGCTGATCCGAGTTCGGTTGGTCAACTACTCGTCCTGGGTGCCGCTGGGGCAGTCGCACTCGGCAGCGTGTTGCTTCGAAGGATTGAACCGACGCTGGAGAGCGTGGTCGTGACCGCGTGGTCGATGGCCTTCGGGGCGGTGATTCTGCATCTCGGGAGCCTCGTCGTGGGTGAAGTCCAGCCGAATCTGTTCGCGCTCGATACGGTAACCTTGTTGAGCATCGCTTCGCTCGGGATCCCGTCGACGGCCGTCGCCTACGCGATATACTTCGGTTTGATCGAGCGGATCGGACCGGTCCGGACGAATCTGGTGGCGTATTTCGTGCCCGTGTTCGCCGCACTTAGCGGCTGGTTAGTGTTGGAGTCGGCGGTGTCGCCCTGGACGGGCGTTGGCTTTCTGGTCGTCGTCGCTGGGTTCTCGCTCATTGAGCGGCAAGTCGTGGTCTCGGAGGTCCTACGACTCTGGGAACGACTCCGTG
- a CDS encoding DUF1269 domain-containing protein, translating into MDGAEQMRERMYQFQKRELITLEDAAVVVRGENGRAKVKQAQSLVGTGALGGAFWGLLIGLLFWAPWLGLLAGAASGALAGKLGDIGIDDDFIKEVSETIEPGTSALFLLVREAQLDRIVEDSSDIEFDIIETNLSPEDETRLREAFAAEEVAG; encoded by the coding sequence ATGGACGGTGCCGAGCAGATGCGTGAACGGATGTACCAGTTCCAGAAGCGCGAACTGATTACGCTCGAAGACGCCGCCGTCGTCGTACGAGGAGAGAACGGTCGAGCGAAGGTCAAGCAGGCACAGAGCCTGGTCGGTACCGGCGCGCTCGGTGGGGCATTCTGGGGACTGCTCATCGGTCTCCTGTTTTGGGCGCCGTGGCTCGGATTGCTCGCAGGGGCCGCGAGCGGCGCACTCGCGGGTAAACTCGGTGACATCGGTATCGACGACGACTTCATCAAAGAAGTGAGCGAGACCATCGAACCCGGAACGTCGGCCCTGTTCCTCCTAGTTCGGGAGGCACAGTTAGACCGCATCGTCGAGGACTCGAGTGACATCGAGTTCGACATCATCGAGACGAACCTCTCCCCGGAGGACGAGACGCGTCTCCGGGAAGCCTTCGCCGCCGAAGAGGTCGCCGGATAG
- a CDS encoding TIGR00341 family protein, which translates to MRLVQILIPKGNRSSVIGALDENGIDYAVFDEVGRGEFEAMVQFPIPPSGVEPVMEELVEAGVREDAYTIVLPTETVVSQRLSALVERFPGLRISRDELYARAQDLAPANSTFFAFLILSTVIATTGLLLDSSATIIGAMVVAPLMGPAISASVGAILDDPGMASRGITLQVTGLFAAIVTAALMGWLLQQTILIPPGLDIQTIPQIAERTSPNFLSLFLALGSGIAGSLSIMRGSGSTLVGVAIAVALVPPAATSGLGIAFGLTGVAIAGAVLVIVNLLAINVSALILFYAAGFRPLEAEKFEGVRESVVSRIVVIGIAIAVLSIALGTVTWATFQTQSFEQRTQDALEQRFEEANIEDVELVSVTVDYRPADLLLGNQPQVDVLVAVPRNADVPPDLAQRWDDELTAAMGRDVVVRVGFIEAQLSDGRSPASEMAVRTATREVRPQVSRPIHSGGADGRRTARPTGA; encoded by the coding sequence ATGCGCTTAGTTCAAATACTGATTCCGAAGGGAAACCGTTCGTCCGTCATCGGTGCCCTCGACGAGAACGGCATCGACTACGCGGTGTTCGATGAGGTCGGACGCGGTGAGTTCGAGGCGATGGTCCAGTTCCCCATCCCGCCGAGTGGCGTCGAACCTGTGATGGAAGAACTGGTCGAGGCTGGCGTGCGAGAGGACGCTTACACTATCGTCTTGCCGACGGAGACCGTCGTCTCACAGCGTCTCTCGGCTCTCGTCGAGCGGTTTCCCGGCCTCCGCATCTCGCGGGACGAACTGTACGCGCGCGCACAAGACTTGGCCCCGGCGAACTCCACGTTCTTCGCCTTCCTCATCCTGAGCACGGTCATCGCGACGACCGGGTTGCTACTCGACTCCTCGGCGACTATCATCGGCGCGATGGTCGTCGCGCCGCTTATGGGGCCCGCGATATCGGCGTCCGTCGGAGCGATACTCGACGACCCGGGGATGGCTTCACGGGGCATCACCCTGCAGGTGACGGGACTGTTCGCCGCCATCGTCACGGCGGCGCTCATGGGGTGGCTCCTCCAGCAGACGATTCTCATCCCGCCGGGACTGGATATACAGACGATTCCGCAGATCGCAGAGCGGACCAGTCCGAACTTCCTGTCGCTCTTTCTCGCGCTCGGGTCGGGCATCGCGGGGTCGCTCAGCATCATGCGGGGGTCGGGGTCGACGCTCGTCGGCGTGGCTATCGCAGTGGCGCTCGTTCCCCCCGCGGCCACCTCCGGTCTCGGCATCGCGTTCGGTCTGACTGGCGTCGCGATTGCCGGGGCAGTCCTCGTCATCGTGAACCTGCTCGCTATCAACGTCTCAGCGCTGATTCTGTTCTATGCGGCCGGGTTCAGACCGCTGGAGGCCGAGAAATTCGAGGGCGTTCGCGAGTCGGTCGTCTCGCGAATCGTCGTCATCGGCATCGCCATCGCGGTGCTCTCGATAGCTCTCGGCACAGTCACGTGGGCGACGTTTCAGACGCAGTCGTTCGAACAGCGGACGCAGGACGCGCTCGAACAGCGGTTCGAGGAGGCGAACATCGAGGACGTCGAACTCGTCTCGGTCACTGTCGACTACCGACCGGCCGACCTCCTCCTCGGGAACCAACCGCAAGTCGATGTGCTCGTGGCCGTCCCGCGGAACGCTGACGTGCCGCCGGACCTCGCACAGCGCTGGGACGACGAGTTGACCGCGGCAATGGGTCGAGACGTGGTCGTCCGTGTCGGCTTCATCGAGGCGCAGTTGTCCGACGGTCGCTCTCCGGCGAGCGAGATGGCGGTTCGCACAGCCACGCGCGAGGTTCGACCGCAGGTGTCGCGACCGATACACAGCGGCGGAGCGGACGGACGGCGAACGGCACGGCCGACGGGAGCGTGA